A region from the Vicia villosa cultivar HV-30 ecotype Madison, WI linkage group LG3, Vvil1.0, whole genome shotgun sequence genome encodes:
- the LOC131655335 gene encoding uncharacterized protein LOC131655335 has product MASSEFPFDIEAYKRQFEIEERYIVNRFREQRNQIEEEYTPRVKRKYLNREMCDSHVHHELQKDLVKHI; this is encoded by the exons ATGGCTTCATCAGAATTTCCTTTTGATATCGAAGCTTACAAAAGGCAGTTTGAAATTGAAGAGAGGTATATCGTCAACCGGTTCAGGGAGCAAAGGAACCAAATAGAGGAAGAATATACACCTCGTGTCAAGAGAAAATATCTCAATAGAGA AATGTGTGATTCACATGTACATCACGAATTGCAAAAAGATTTAGTCAAACACATATGA
- the LOC131660884 gene encoding uroporphyrinogen-III synthase, chloroplastic, producing the protein MAKFSVSPLCSPPSPRLQLHRQPFFTVSPPIAHPASSATDSNSTFTFATTSNLTPKVVVTRERGKNSKLINALAKHEISCLELPLIEHLRGPDFDRLPCALSDNAFDWVIITSPEAGSVFLEAWKTAGMPRARIGVVGSGTASIFKEALQSSNKSLDVAFSPSKATGKVLAIELPKIGNKTTILYPASAKASNEIEEGLSDRGFEVTRMNTYTTVPVQHVDQMVLKQALAAPVVTVASPSAIRAWKNLLSDSDWSNYVACIGETTAAMSRRLGFKNVYHPTQPGLEGWVESILEALGSYDELLR; encoded by the exons ATGGCAAAGTTTTCTGTCTCCCCTCTCTGCTCTCCCCCCTCTCCTCGTCTTCAACTTCACCGGCAACCATTCTTCACCGTTTCTCCACCAATCGCTCATCCCGCTTCCTCCGCAACCGATTCCAATTCCACTTTCACTTTCGCCACCACTTCCAATCTCACTCCCAAAGTCGTCGTCACCAGAGAACGCGGCAAAAACTCCAAGCTTATCAACGCTCTG GCCAAACATGAAATCAGTTGTTTGGAGCTTCCACTCATTGAGCACCTACGGGGACCGGATTTTGACAGGCTTCCTTGTGCATTAAGTG ATAATGCATTTGATTGGGTTATCATAACTTCTCCGGAGGCTGGTTCAGTCTTTCTGGAGGCATGGAA AACTGCTGGGATGCCTCGCGCCAGAATAGGTGTTGTTGGATCAGGTACTGCAAGCATTTTCAAGGAGGCTTTGCAGTCTTCAAACAAATCACTTGATGTTGCCTTTTCACCATCAAAAG CAACCGGAAAAGTTTTGGCTATAGAGCTTCCCAAAATCGGAAATAAAACCACCATTCTATATCCTGCTTCAGCAAAGGCTAGCAATGAGATTG AGGAAGGGCTTTCAGATCGCGGATTTGAAGTTACTAGGATGAATACATATACAACG GTACCAGTTCAACATGTTGACCAGATGGTTCTAAAGCAAGCACTTGCTGCCCCTGTTGTTACAGTAGCTTCACCATCTGCAATTCG GGCATGGAAGAATCTCCTTTCAGATTCTGACTGGAGCAATTATGTTGCATGCATTGGTGAGACAACTGCTGCAATGTCAAGAAGATTAGGCTTCAAAAATGTGTACCACCCAACACAACCAGGCCTTGAAGG CTGGGTGGAGAGCATCCTTGAAGCATTAGGATCCTATGATGAATTATTGAGGTAG